The region TCGCCGTGAGGTGAGGCCTGCCTGGCCGTTCCGGTTGCCGGGCGGCGGGGGGATGGACGGCGTCGCGTCACGGCGCGGTGGCGTCTGGGAGCGGCTGGTCCATGTTGATGATGTCGCGGTCGTGGTGCGGGCGGCGCAGCCGTCGGCCGACCGCGTGGTGATCGGCGCGCGCTCGGAGGGCGGACGTGAGGCCTGCGAGGAGGCGATCGCGCGGGTCCGCGTCGCGTTCGGCGTCGACGAGTCGCTGCGCGAGTTCTACGAGCTGTTCCGGGACGACCCGCTGATCGGCGCGTCCGTCCGGTCGCGCCCGCACCTGCGCGTGACGCGGCGGGTCGACCCGTTCGAGGCGCTCGCCTGGGCGATCTGCGAGCAGCTGATCGAGTACGAGCGCGCGGCGGCGATCGAGCGCCAGATCGTGTGGCGGCTCGGCCGTAAGGCGCCCTCCTGGGACGGGAGCCGGACGTTGCACGACCTGCCCTCGGCTGCGACCCTCGCCGGGACGGCACCCGCCCTGCTGCAGTCCTTCGACCTCAGTGCCGGCCGCGCGCTGTCGCTCGTGAAGGTCTCCCGCGAGGTCGCCTCCGGCCGCATCGACCTCTGGAGCAGCGACCACGAGCGCGCGTGGGCCCGCCTCCGCGCGATCCCCGGGATCGGCTCCTGGACCATCGGCGTCCTCGCGCTGCACGGCCAGGGCCGCTACGACGTCCTGCCAGCGGGCGACCTCGCCTACCTGAAGCTGGTGGGTCGCGCCGCAGCCGACGGCCGCCCCTCGGCGCGCGCGACCGAGCAAGAGGTCCTCGACTTCTTCGCGCCCTACACGGGCTGGACCGGCCTGGCCGGCATCCACGCCCTCGGCGGCATGGCGACCGGCGGCGGCGCCGCAACCCGCTTCGCAGCCGCCGCCTAGCAGCGCGCCGCCTCCACGCTCCCGGCCTCGCCGCGGCGCAACCGGCTTCGCAGCGGCGGCCTGAGCGCTCGCGGTTTCCTACACTTCGGGCCTTGCCGCAGCGCAACGTCATCCTCCGGCGCCGTCTCACGCTGGCCGCGTTCGTGGTCGTCGTGATCATCGCGCTCGCTGTCGCGGGCGGGCCGGCGAAGGACGTCCGGCGTGGGTTGAGCACGGTCACGTCGCCGATCGGGACCGGGGTCTCGACCGCGGTCAAGCCGTTCTCGAACCTGACCGGCTGGATCGGCGACACGGTCACCGCCAAGGGCGACCTCGGCGACGCGCGCAAGGACCGCGACGCCTGGCGCTCGCGGGCGATCGGCGGCGTCGCGCTGACCGCCGAGAACCGCCAGCTGACCGGGTTGTACAACATGGATCGCGAGCTGGCGCTCGCCGATTACAGGCCGATGACCGTCCGGGTCGTCGTGCGGTCGCCGTTCGACTGGTACGAGCACATCGGGATCAGCAAGGGCTCGATCGACGGCGTCAAGAGCGGGATGCCGGTGGTGGCCGCCAGCGGCGACGGCAACGACCAGCAGGGGCTGATCGGCAAGGTCTCGCAGGTCACCGAGGATTCCGCGATCGTCCAGCTGATCACGAACCGGGCGACGATCGTCGGGGCCAAGATCGCCGGCTCCGGGCCGCAGGGCAGCGTGTCGCGGAAGATCAACGGGAAGCCGACCGACCTCGTCATGGACGGCGTCGACCCCCGCACGACGATCGACCACGGCGCGCTCGTCGTCACCCAAGGCACGATCTCCAGCCGCCCCGACCTCGACTCGCTCTACCCCAAGGACCTCCCGATCGGCCGCATCGCCGCGATCGACGACGCCGGCCAGAACGACCAGGTCACCCACGTGAGCCCCTTCGTCAACTCCCGCGTCCTCAGGTACGTGCAGGTGCTGACGAAGTCCGTCAACCACAACCGCTGACCCCGGCCCGGCGCCCCGCCGGCCTCGGTACACGCGCCTCGTCGTCTCTGGTTGCGCGGCCGTTGCAGGGCGGTCGGCGCCCGCCGATACGCCGTCACCTCGCCACCAATCCGCGGTCGTGTCTGGCACTTCGCGGCGGTCGCGCTCTCCGCGCTTCTCGGCAGACGTGTCTCGTCGTCTCTGGTCGCGCCGGTGTTGCGGGGCGGTGGGCGTCGGTTGCTGTGCGGTCGTCTCGCCACCAATCCGCGGTCGTCTCTGGCACTTCGCGACCGTCGCAGTCTCCGCGCTTCTCGGTACACGCTCTCGTCGTCTCTGGTTGCGCGGCCGTCGCTGGGCGGTTGGCGTTCGGTGTCGCGCCGGCGTTTCGCAACCGATGCGTCGTCGTCTCTGGCACCTCGCTGCCGTCCCGCTCTCCGCGGGCGGGCGTTAGAGGTTGAGGGACATGCCGATGGAGTCGGGGGCGGTTTTGGTGAAGCCGTGGCGGGTGTAGAGGGGGCGGCCGGGTGGGTCGGCTAGGAGGTTGATCCAGGCGCCGGGGGGTGCGGAGGTGCGGATGCGGTCCAGCAGCGAGGTCAGGATCTGGTCGCCGAGGCCGCGGCGTTGGTGCTCGGGGAGGACGGCCATGTCGATGATGTGGAAGTACCAGCCGCCGTCGCCGAGGACGCGGCCCATCCCGACGGTCGTCCCGGTGGTCTCCTCGACGATGTGGACGGCGAACCAGGCACCGTCGATCCCGGCGGTGGCCTGCTCGCGCGTCTTGGCCGACAGGCCGGCGCGCGCCCGGAGGTTCATGTAGTCCTCGACGGACGGCGGGCCTTCGACGAGGCGGTAGCCGGTCACGCGATGACCTCCGCGCGCCCGCCGACCGCGACGTGGAGCTCGTCGCCGCCCTCGTCGAACCGCGCCGTGGCCGCCAGCAACGAGGGCCGGCCCATCGCCCGGCCCTGGGCAACGCGTACATCTTGATCGGCGCCCCGCTCCCGTGCGAGCCACGCAACGAGCGCACCCGCGGCGACGCCGGTCGCCGGGTCCTCGTCGTAGCCCGCCCGGACCGGGAACTGGCGCGCGGCGACGTCCGCGTCGCGCGCGTCCAAGGTGTAGGCGTACACGCCGGTCGTCCTCAACGCATCGCACAACGCCCAGAGCGAGTCGAAGTCGGGCGCCAGCGCGTCGAGCGCCGCCTCGTCGGCGAGCGGGACGAGCAGCTTGGGTCGCGCGACCGAGACCGACACCGCGACGCCCGTCACGGCTGCCGCGCCGCCGCCCAGCACAGCTGCGACGCGCTCCGCGTCGACCCCCGGCCCCACCTCGACCGCCCCCAGCTCCACGATCGCCTCGTCCGCCGCCGGCCGCCGTACGGTCCGCGTCGCCAGCGGCGTCTCAACGCGCGCGCCGTCCTCCACGCCGAGCAGGACGCTCGCCGCCACCGTCGCGTGCACGCACATCTCCATCTCGTGGTTCGGCACGAAGTACCGCAAGCGCGCCGCGACACCGCTCGACGGCGACGACGGCGGCAGGACGAAGCACGTCTCGTGCCCGAACCCCGCGGCGGCGGCGCGCAGCTCCTCGTCGCTCCAGCCCTCCGCGCCGAACACGACCGGGCACGGGTTCCCGCCACCCGGCCCATCCGCGAACGCGACCGTGTGCGCGACCCGCACCCGCCCGCTCACGCGCTCAGATCCCGCGGCCGGGCAGGAACTCGTTCGTGATCGACGTCGGCGTCGGCAGCGTGCTCACCAGCCTGTTGGTGACCATCCACTGGCCGTACGCCCTCCACTCGTCGGCGTTCATGAAGCCCCACGGGTAGGCGGCGTTCGACGGGAAGTAGACCGGCAGCGTCGCCTTGACCTGGGCCAGCGTCAGCGCCGGCTCGAGGTCCCTGTCGGCGCTCGTCAACGCGTCGGCGCCCACCTGCGGGTCGGCCCTGACCGCCCTCGCGCCCCGCGACAGCGCCTGCATGAACCGCCGGATGATCGCCCCGTAGCCCTTCTCCTGCAGGCGATCCTGGCTCGCGACGAAGACGAGCTCGTTGTAGGTCGGCACGCCGGCCTCGTCCATCTTGATGATCGTCGGGTCCTTGTGCTGGCGCTGGAGCTGGACGCCCTCCACGTTCCAGAACGCTCCCAACGTCCCATCGACCTTCTTGGACAACATGCTCGGGACGAGGTTGAACCCCACGTTGACCTCGTGGATCGACGACGGATCGACCCCGGCCTCCGTCGCGATCGTCCTCAGATACGCCGACTGGTACGGGATCCCCGCCGTGCCCATCCTCGCGCCCTTCAGGTCCTTCGGCGTCTTGATCTTCCCGTGCAGCGACATGATCGACGTCAGCGGCTTCTGGATCAGCGCACCCACCGCCGCGATCCTCGCGCCCTTGTCACGCGCCAGCAGGACCTCCGGCTCATACGAGATCCCGAGGTCGGCCTGCCTGGCCTCGACCTGCTTCAACGGCGCGGCCGGGTCGGTCGGCGTGACGATCTTCACATCCAGATGAGCGGCCTTGAACGCACCGATCCTCTGCGCGGCGTAGATCGGCGCGTGGTCGGCGTTGGGCAGGTAGTCGAGGACCAACGTGATGTGGTCGACCGGGCCGCCGGTCGTGGTGACGTCCTGCTTGCTGCCGCAGGCGGCGAGCGGGATCGTCAGGGCAAGGGCGATGACAACGGCCGTGATGCGACGCGGCATCATGCGTCGGGGTCCTTTCGTCGGTGGGCCCACGGCGCCAGGCGGCGCTCGGCGAGGGCGAGGAGGGAGAAGCAGAGGATCGCCAGCGCGGCGAGGACGACCATCGTCGCCCACGCGCGCGCGGTCTCGAGCTGCGGGATCGACTGCAGCAGCAGGTGCCCGAGGCCGCTCTCGGAGCCCGAGTACTCGGCGAAGACCGCGGCGATCCCGCCGACGGCGACCGCGATCTTGGCGCCGCTCAGCGCGGCGGGAAGGGCGGCGGGCGCCTCGACCCAGCGGAACGTCTGCCCGCGGGTGGCGCCGAGCGTCTTCATCAGCTTGTGCTGCTCGGGGTCCACGGCGCGCAGGCCGTCGAGCGTCGTGACGACGATCGGGAAGAAGCAGACGAGCGCGACGATCACGAGCTTGGGCAGGATCCCGTAGCCGAACCACGCGGCCAGCAGCGGCGCGATCGTCACGATCGGGATCGCCTGTGAGCCGACGAGCAGCGGGTAGACCGCGCGGCGCAGCGGGCCGTAGCGGTGCAGCGCGAAGGCCAGCGCGGTCGCGCAGATCGCGCTCACGAGCAACCCCAGGACCATCTCCTGCGCGGTCACGAGCAGGTTGGACCACAACAACCCGCGGTCGTCCCACAGCGAGGCCGCAACCTGGTCGGGCGCGGGGAGGATG is a window of Conexibacter woesei Iso977N DNA encoding:
- a CDS encoding DNA-3-methyladenine glycosylase family protein gives rise to the protein MRPAWPFRLPGGGGMDGVASRRGGVWERLVHVDDVAVVVRAAQPSADRVVIGARSEGGREACEEAIARVRVAFGVDESLREFYELFRDDPLIGASVRSRPHLRVTRRVDPFEALAWAICEQLIEYERAAAIERQIVWRLGRKAPSWDGSRTLHDLPSAATLAGTAPALLQSFDLSAGRALSLVKVSREVASGRIDLWSSDHERAWARLRAIPGIGSWTIGVLALHGQGRYDVLPAGDLAYLKLVGRAAADGRPSARATEQEVLDFFAPYTGWTGLAGIHALGGMATGGGAATRFAAAA
- the mreC gene encoding rod shape-determining protein MreC, which codes for MPQRNVILRRRLTLAAFVVVVIIALAVAGGPAKDVRRGLSTVTSPIGTGVSTAVKPFSNLTGWIGDTVTAKGDLGDARKDRDAWRSRAIGGVALTAENRQLTGLYNMDRELALADYRPMTVRVVVRSPFDWYEHIGISKGSIDGVKSGMPVVAASGDGNDQQGLIGKVSQVTEDSAIVQLITNRATIVGAKIAGSGPQGSVSRKINGKPTDLVMDGVDPRTTIDHGALVVTQGTISSRPDLDSLYPKDLPIGRIAAIDDAGQNDQVTHVSPFVNSRVLRYVQVLTKSVNHNR
- a CDS encoding GNAT family N-acetyltransferase, which encodes MTGYRLVEGPPSVEDYMNLRARAGLSAKTREQATAGIDGAWFAVHIVEETTGTTVGMGRVLGDGGWYFHIIDMAVLPEHQRRGLGDQILTSLLDRIRTSAPPGAWINLLADPPGRPLYTRHGFTKTAPDSIGMSLNL
- a CDS encoding PhzF family phenazine biosynthesis protein, yielding MSGRVRVAHTVAFADGPGGGNPCPVVFGAEGWSDEELRAAAAGFGHETCFVLPPSSPSSGVAARLRYFVPNHEMEMCVHATVAASVLLGVEDGARVETPLATRTVRRPAADEAIVELGAVEVGPGVDAERVAAVLGGGAAAVTGVAVSVSVARPKLLVPLADEAALDALAPDFDSLWALCDALRTTGVYAYTLDARDADVAARQFPVRAGYDEDPATGVAAGALVAWLARERGADQDVRVAQGRAMGRPSLLAATARFDEGGDELHVAVGGRAEVIA
- a CDS encoding ABC transporter substrate-binding protein, with the translated sequence MMPRRITAVVIALALTIPLAACGSKQDVTTTGGPVDHITLVLDYLPNADHAPIYAAQRIGAFKAAHLDVKIVTPTDPAAPLKQVEARQADLGISYEPEVLLARDKGARIAAVGALIQKPLTSIMSLHGKIKTPKDLKGARMGTAGIPYQSAYLRTIATEAGVDPSSIHEVNVGFNLVPSMLSKKVDGTLGAFWNVEGVQLQRQHKDPTIIKMDEAGVPTYNELVFVASQDRLQEKGYGAIIRRFMQALSRGARAVRADPQVGADALTSADRDLEPALTLAQVKATLPVYFPSNAAYPWGFMNADEWRAYGQWMVTNRLVSTLPTPTSITNEFLPGRGI
- a CDS encoding ABC transporter permease; amino-acid sequence: MLAALILVAFLGAWELYARFGSVDAFILPAPDQVAASLWDDRGLLWSNLLVTAQEMVLGLLVSAICATALAFALHRYGPLRRAVYPLLVGSQAIPIVTIAPLLAAWFGYGILPKLVIVALVCFFPIVVTTLDGLRAVDPEQHKLMKTLGATRGQTFRWVEAPAALPAALSGAKIAVAVGGIAAVFAEYSGSESGLGHLLLQSIPQLETARAWATMVVLAALAILCFSLLALAERRLAPWAHRRKDPDA